A window of Alphaproteobacteria bacterium contains these coding sequences:
- a CDS encoding ferritin-like domain-containing protein, with amino-acid sequence MANEGYHEPIDELSDETRDMHRAITSLMEELEAVDWYNQRVDACKDEDLKAILAHNRDEEKEHAAMVMEWIRRKDPSFDKELKDYLFTDKVIAHR; translated from the coding sequence ATGGCCAACGAGGGATACCACGAACCGATCGACGAACTGTCCGACGAAACCCGCGACATGCATCGGGCAATCACGTCGCTGATGGAGGAACTGGAGGCCGTCGACTGGTACAACCAGCGGGTCGACGCCTGCAAGGACGAGGACCTGAAGGCCATCCTCGCGCATAACCGCGACGAGGAAAAGGAACACGCCGCCATGGTCATGGAATGGATCCGCCGCAAGGACCCCAGCTTCGACAAGGAATTGAAGGACTACCTCTTCACGGACAAGGTGATCGCGCATCGCTGA
- a CDS encoding SMP-30/gluconolactonase/LRE family protein, which yields MPEIREITSGLRFPEGPVAMADGSVILVEIAAGRVTRVLPDGTRKTVAEPGGGPNGAAIGPDGKCYICNNGGFSWVEEDGLLRTGGTAPDYTTGRIERIDLDTGEVETLYTECNGHNLRGPNDIVFDGNGGFWFTDLGKRRPRDMDMGGIYYARADGSMIVEAAYPAVTPNGIGLSADDRTLYVAETETGRLWAWDIIGEGKLSKEPWPSVNGGRCIAGVDGYQRFDSLALDSAGNICVATLVNGGVTVISPDGRNIEHIPMPDRMCTNICFGGPDLRTAYMTLSTTGKLVSMEWPRPGLPLHYLNK from the coding sequence ATGCCAGAAATCAGGGAAATCACGAGCGGATTGCGCTTTCCGGAAGGCCCGGTCGCCATGGCCGACGGGTCGGTCATCCTGGTCGAAATCGCCGCGGGACGGGTGACGCGGGTGCTGCCGGACGGCACCAGGAAGACGGTGGCGGAACCGGGCGGCGGGCCAAACGGCGCGGCCATCGGGCCGGACGGCAAATGCTACATCTGCAACAATGGCGGTTTCTCCTGGGTCGAGGAGGACGGGTTGCTGCGCACCGGCGGCACGGCCCCGGACTACACGACCGGGCGGATCGAGCGGATCGACCTGGACACCGGCGAGGTCGAAACGCTGTACACCGAATGCAACGGCCACAACCTGCGCGGCCCCAACGACATCGTCTTCGACGGCAACGGCGGTTTCTGGTTCACGGACCTTGGCAAGCGCCGCCCGCGCGACATGGATATGGGCGGCATATACTACGCCCGCGCCGACGGCAGCATGATCGTCGAGGCGGCCTATCCGGCGGTGACGCCGAACGGCATCGGGTTGTCGGCCGATGACAGGACGCTCTACGTGGCGGAAACCGAAACCGGCCGGCTGTGGGCATGGGACATTATCGGCGAAGGCAAGCTCAGCAAGGAACCCTGGCCCAGCGTCAATGGCGGCCGCTGCATCGCCGGCGTGGACGGCTACCAGCGCTTCGACAGCCTGGCGCTGGACAGCGCGGGGAACATCTGCGTCGCAACGCTGGTCAACGGCGGCGTCACGGTAATTTCGCCGGACGGCAGGAACATCGAACACATCCCCATGCCGGACCGGATGTGCACCAATATATGCTTCGGCGGACCGGATCTGCGCACTGCCTACATGACCCTGTCGACGACGGGCAAGCTGGTCTCGATGGAGTGGCCGCGACCGGGGCTGCCGCTGCATTACCTCAATAAATGA
- a CDS encoding cupin domain-containing protein, with translation MTGEADGVDRSRFSAPVDHATVAESWRERGYSCHAFTDPPGQEWNDFIHSTNELLTVLEGRLELTLNGEKVEVAPGDEVFIPRDVPHSVKNVNGGTTRWLFGYD, from the coding sequence ATGACAGGAGAGGCGGACGGCGTCGATAGGAGCCGGTTTTCCGCTCCGGTGGATCATGCCACGGTAGCGGAATCCTGGCGGGAACGGGGCTATTCCTGCCATGCCTTTACCGATCCGCCCGGGCAGGAATGGAACGATTTCATCCATTCGACGAATGAACTGCTGACGGTGCTGGAAGGACGGCTGGAGTTGACGCTGAATGGCGAGAAAGTCGAAGTCGCGCCGGGCGACGAGGTGTTCATCCCGCGCGATGTGCCGCATTCGGTGAAAAATGTGAATGGCGGCACCACCCGCTGGCTGTTCGGTTACGACTGA
- a CDS encoding glycosyltransferase, giving the protein MKYISFLVLVAATATTVALWSIANQPATAPAWIGGPLAGLSYSPYGAGQDPTDGDMPTPESIGRDLDLLRGQTATLRTYSVDGTLRDIPALAAERGIGVMPGAWIGPDRERNRRETDNLIAIARNDSNVRRVLVGNETLLRKDMSADALIAEIERVRSRIRKPVSTAETWDIWLANPALAAAVDFIGVQVLPYWEGIAAEEAVGYTFARLAEIEAAYPGKPVVLTETGWPSMGRTIRQAEAGRIAQATFLRRFANAAAARNLDYFIIEAFDQPWKIGPEGLAGGYWGLFDADRQPKFSWTGPVQEHVNWLEWAQLAALLGLMPAAAYMARRPGLRTGGALLTAATSFTTATLLVLLVMTMAGLYLTIAQTVLWGVLLASALFLLAGVFIDGMEASDLLWNGGMRRRFGPARPEDTPRMVSIHVAICKEPPEMVRRTLTALAALDYPDFEVIVVDNNTPDPAMWKPVEACCRMLGDRFRFIHRDTLPGFKAGALNLALAETTPRADVIAVIDSDYVVASNWLADLTPHFADPEIGLVQAPQDYSDLGENGFKACCYWEYSGFFRIGMVRRNEADAIIQHGTMTMVRHTALREAGGWAEWCITEDAELGLQLASLGWKSAYTAQSYGRGVMPDTMRAYKMQRLRWAYGAMQILKRHWRWFLTGDDTKLTAAQRFHYVAGWLPWLTDAAGLVFTVAALVWTVLLSVLPNQDTPPVIVLIPALAAFAFRQWRILHLYRRAVACSAPKRWGAALAGLALNHTVAKAVLQGLATSGRPYQRTPKKRSGPQLVQALAMAGEETLMLALLTGAAILFAVMRAPLAAADGIWLAALAVMALPYAAALALTVVNAVTGGAARDRSADGLLNLVHDAAPVLPEPEHASAARGATDRRRRSRRRAGAVR; this is encoded by the coding sequence TTGAAGTACATTTCGTTCCTGGTTCTGGTCGCCGCAACCGCGACGACCGTAGCCCTCTGGTCAATTGCAAATCAGCCCGCCACCGCGCCGGCATGGATCGGCGGGCCGCTGGCCGGCCTGTCATACAGCCCTTATGGCGCGGGGCAGGACCCGACGGACGGCGACATGCCGACCCCGGAGTCCATCGGCCGCGACCTCGATCTCCTGCGCGGACAGACCGCGACGCTGCGGACATACAGCGTCGACGGCACGCTGCGCGACATCCCGGCGCTGGCCGCCGAAAGGGGCATCGGCGTCATGCCCGGCGCCTGGATCGGGCCCGACCGGGAACGGAACCGGCGTGAAACCGACAATCTCATCGCTATCGCGCGGAACGACAGTAACGTCCGGCGCGTCCTGGTGGGCAACGAAACGCTGCTCCGCAAGGACATGTCAGCCGACGCGCTGATCGCGGAAATCGAACGGGTCCGCAGCCGTATCCGCAAACCCGTCAGCACGGCGGAAACCTGGGATATCTGGCTGGCGAACCCGGCGCTCGCCGCGGCGGTCGATTTCATCGGCGTCCAGGTTTTGCCGTACTGGGAAGGCATCGCCGCCGAAGAAGCCGTCGGTTATACCTTTGCCCGGCTGGCGGAAATAGAAGCGGCCTATCCGGGCAAGCCCGTCGTCCTGACCGAAACCGGCTGGCCGAGCATGGGCCGGACGATCCGGCAGGCCGAAGCCGGCCGCATCGCGCAGGCGACGTTCCTGCGCCGGTTCGCCAATGCCGCGGCGGCCCGGAACCTGGATTATTTCATCATTGAAGCGTTCGACCAGCCCTGGAAAATCGGTCCGGAAGGTCTGGCAGGCGGCTACTGGGGCCTGTTCGATGCCGACCGGCAGCCCAAGTTTTCCTGGACCGGTCCGGTTCAGGAGCACGTCAACTGGCTCGAATGGGCGCAACTGGCGGCGCTGCTGGGCCTGATGCCGGCGGCCGCCTATATGGCCCGGCGGCCTGGTTTGCGGACAGGCGGCGCGCTGCTCACCGCGGCCACATCGTTTACAACCGCAACCCTGCTGGTCCTGCTGGTCATGACCATGGCCGGTCTCTACCTCACGATCGCGCAGACGGTGCTGTGGGGCGTATTGCTGGCTTCGGCGCTGTTCCTGCTGGCGGGGGTCTTCATCGACGGCATGGAGGCCAGCGACCTGTTGTGGAACGGCGGCATGCGGCGCCGCTTCGGCCCGGCCCGGCCTGAAGACACGCCGCGCATGGTGTCGATCCACGTCGCCATCTGCAAGGAGCCGCCGGAAATGGTCCGGCGCACGCTGACCGCCCTGGCCGCGCTCGACTACCCCGATTTCGAGGTCATCGTCGTCGACAACAATACCCCCGATCCGGCGATGTGGAAACCTGTGGAGGCCTGTTGCAGGATGCTGGGCGACAGGTTCCGGTTCATCCACCGCGATACCCTGCCCGGTTTCAAGGCCGGGGCGCTGAACCTCGCGCTTGCCGAAACCACACCACGGGCCGATGTCATTGCCGTGATCGACAGCGACTATGTCGTCGCCAGCAACTGGCTGGCGGATCTCACGCCGCATTTTGCCGATCCGGAAATCGGACTGGTTCAGGCGCCGCAGGATTACAGCGATCTGGGCGAGAACGGGTTCAAGGCCTGCTGTTACTGGGAATATTCGGGATTCTTCCGCATCGGCATGGTCCGGCGGAACGAAGCCGACGCGATAATCCAGCACGGCACCATGACCATGGTCCGCCACACCGCGCTGCGCGAAGCCGGCGGCTGGGCCGAATGGTGCATTACCGAGGATGCGGAACTCGGCCTGCAACTGGCCAGCCTCGGCTGGAAATCCGCCTATACGGCGCAAAGCTACGGCCGCGGCGTCATGCCGGATACCATGCGCGCTTATAAGATGCAGCGGCTGCGCTGGGCCTATGGCGCGATGCAGATCCTGAAACGTCACTGGCGCTGGTTCCTGACCGGCGACGATACGAAGCTGACCGCGGCGCAGCGCTTCCATTATGTCGCGGGCTGGCTGCCCTGGCTGACCGATGCCGCCGGCCTCGTCTTCACCGTTGCGGCCCTGGTCTGGACGGTTCTGCTGTCGGTCCTGCCCAATCAGGATACACCGCCGGTCATTGTGCTGATCCCGGCGCTGGCCGCGTTCGCCTTTCGCCAGTGGCGGATCCTCCACCTGTACCGGCGCGCCGTCGCCTGTTCGGCCCCGAAACGCTGGGGCGCCGCGCTGGCCGGTCTGGCGCTGAACCATACGGTCGCAAAGGCCGTGCTGCAGGGCCTGGCGACATCCGGACGGCCCTATCAGCGCACGCCGAAAAAACGGAGCGGCCCGCAGCTTGTCCAGGCCCTCGCCATGGCGGGCGAGGAAACCCTCATGCTCGCGCTGCTGACCGGCGCCGCGATCCTGTTCGCCGTGATGCGGGCGCCGCTCGCGGCGGCGGACGGGATCTGGCTTGCCGCCCTGGCGGTCATGGCGCTGCCCTATGCGGCGGCGCTCGCGCTGACGGTCGTCAACGCGGTCACGGGCGGCGCGGCCCGCGACAGGTCGGCCGACGGTTTGCTAAACCTGGTGCACGACGCAGCGCCCGTCCTCCCCGAACCCGAGCACGCTTCCGCGGCGCGTGGCGCAACGGATCGACGCCGGCGATCACGCCGGCGCGCTGGCGCCGTGCGATGA
- a CDS encoding sulfatase-like hydrolase/transferase produces the protein MTVLRIFVGLAAGAAFLNVLLTLQNVWPTPWVRSTPEISIEIVILLCAFAVVTEFRGLPGRTARWAVSAALLLLVIGRYADITAPALFGRPIDLYWDAQHLPAVVAMIMESAPAWQVIALAVGIVAGVIILYLTIRLAVGGILAAMPVAGLRRGVGIASVLAIVLYSVNSAGVHTGTATAYALPVTPVYAAQANFLIRASRADMRQPAVMPASDLAHAGGGDVYTFFFESYGAIVHDRPEMRTALAGDYENLNAVLARSGWQSVSALVDSPTFGGGSWLAHATLLTGDWITREPEYRMFLAAPPETLVDRFRKAGYRTVALFPGIRLNWPEGAAMGFDSIMTSRNIAYRGPAFGWWTIPDQASLEAFHHAEISRSDRKPLFLTYASVMSHLPFGPTPPYQADWGRIATETPFDPAEADAALALAPDWQDMTPAYLRSIRYNLQMLGGFLEKRAPEDALIVVLGDHQPPAVVSGAAASWAVPVHIFSRNSAILERFATAGFQPGLTPASPVLMRMDALNHLLLHALDSSPRLAGALHR, from the coding sequence ATGACAGTATTGCGTATTTTTGTGGGCCTGGCCGCCGGGGCGGCTTTTTTGAATGTATTGCTGACCCTGCAAAATGTCTGGCCGACACCCTGGGTCCGCAGCACACCCGAAATATCCATCGAAATTGTCATACTCCTGTGCGCCTTCGCAGTCGTGACGGAGTTTCGCGGCCTGCCGGGCAGGACCGCGCGCTGGGCCGTCTCCGCGGCCCTGCTCTTGCTCGTTATCGGCCGCTATGCGGACATTACGGCGCCGGCGCTCTTCGGACGGCCGATCGACCTGTACTGGGATGCGCAGCATTTGCCCGCGGTTGTCGCCATGATCATGGAAAGCGCCCCCGCCTGGCAGGTTATCGCCCTGGCTGTTGGCATCGTTGCAGGCGTCATTATCCTTTACCTGACCATCCGCCTGGCGGTCGGCGGAATCCTCGCCGCCATGCCGGTTGCGGGACTGCGGCGCGGCGTCGGCATCGCCTCGGTCCTGGCGATCGTCCTGTATTCGGTCAATTCCGCCGGCGTTCATACGGGAACGGCGACGGCATATGCCTTGCCCGTAACACCGGTTTACGCGGCGCAGGCCAATTTCCTGATCAGGGCGAGCCGGGCGGACATGCGCCAGCCCGCCGTCATGCCCGCTTCCGACCTCGCGCATGCCGGAGGCGGCGATGTCTATACGTTTTTTTTCGAATCCTACGGCGCGATCGTCCATGACCGGCCGGAGATGCGAACCGCGCTTGCGGGCGATTACGAAAACCTGAACGCCGTGCTCGCGAGATCCGGCTGGCAATCCGTATCGGCGCTCGTCGATTCCCCGACATTCGGCGGCGGATCCTGGCTGGCCCATGCGACGCTGCTGACGGGCGACTGGATCACCCGCGAACCGGAATACCGGATGTTTCTGGCCGCCCCTCCGGAAACGCTGGTCGACCGGTTCCGGAAGGCCGGATACCGCACCGTGGCCCTGTTCCCGGGGATCAGATTGAACTGGCCGGAAGGCGCGGCGATGGGCTTCGATTCAATCATGACGTCAAGGAACATCGCCTATCGCGGCCCGGCCTTCGGCTGGTGGACGATTCCCGACCAGGCCAGCCTGGAAGCCTTCCACCATGCCGAAATCAGCCGCAGCGACCGGAAGCCGCTGTTCCTGACCTATGCCTCGGTGATGAGTCACCTGCCGTTCGGTCCGACCCCGCCATACCAGGCGGACTGGGGGCGGATCGCGACGGAAACGCCGTTCGACCCGGCGGAAGCGGACGCCGCGCTGGCGCTGGCGCCGGACTGGCAGGACATGACGCCGGCCTACCTGCGGTCCATCCGATACAATCTCCAGATGCTTGGCGGATTCCTGGAAAAGCGGGCGCCCGAAGACGCCCTGATCGTCGTTCTGGGCGATCACCAGCCGCCTGCGGTAGTCAGCGGGGCCGCCGCATCATGGGCGGTTCCGGTCCATATTTTTTCGCGCAACAGCGCCATCCTGGAGCGCTTTGCCACCGCCGGGTTCCAGCCCGGTCTCACCCCGGCGTCGCCGGTACTGATGCGCATGGATGCGCTGAACCACCTGCTGCTGCACGCGCTTGATTCATCCCCGCGTCTGGCGGGAGCCTTGCACCGTTGA
- a CDS encoding hydroxyacid dehydrogenase produces MDNLWKVLVLGPMPPAATDIFEARDDIAYEVVTDVSEANLIAKMKGVHGVTVRTAIITPKVIAVADRLKIVSRYGVGYDNIDVPALNARGIPLAVIGTANAVPVAEAAMFMMFELAKMGREHDQAVRAGNWDYRLNTHAIELWEKKLLIVGFGRIGTRLAKRCLALEMDVHVADPYVSPEVIVAAGCKPVADFRAALPDMDYVSLHLPFSPECANMFGAAEFEAMKESAILINCARGGIVDEGALHAALSNRTIRGAGLDVLESEPPRKDNPLFRLDNVIFSPHIAGVTRESAHRMAITCAQNVVDALDGSLDRGMVVNTSVLDPA; encoded by the coding sequence ATGGATAACCTTTGGAAGGTACTGGTTCTGGGTCCCATGCCCCCGGCGGCGACCGATATATTCGAGGCGCGGGACGATATCGCCTATGAGGTCGTGACCGACGTATCCGAGGCAAACCTGATTGCGAAGATGAAAGGCGTGCACGGCGTAACCGTCCGCACCGCGATCATCACACCAAAAGTCATTGCCGTCGCCGACCGGTTGAAGATCGTGTCCCGCTATGGCGTCGGCTACGACAATATCGATGTCCCTGCGCTGAATGCGCGCGGCATTCCGCTGGCGGTCATCGGCACGGCCAATGCCGTCCCCGTTGCCGAAGCCGCCATGTTCATGATGTTCGAACTGGCCAAGATGGGCCGCGAGCATGACCAGGCGGTACGCGCCGGGAACTGGGATTACCGGTTGAACACCCATGCGATCGAACTTTGGGAAAAGAAGCTGCTGATCGTCGGTTTCGGGCGTATCGGCACGCGGCTGGCAAAACGCTGCCTGGCGCTGGAAATGGATGTCCACGTCGCGGACCCCTATGTTTCGCCGGAAGTCATTGTTGCCGCAGGCTGCAAGCCCGTCGCGGATTTCCGGGCAGCACTGCCGGATATGGACTACGTGTCGCTGCATCTGCCGTTTTCGCCGGAATGCGCCAACATGTTCGGCGCGGCCGAATTCGAGGCCATGAAGGAAAGCGCTATCCTGATCAATTGCGCGCGCGGCGGCATTGTCGACGAAGGGGCGCTGCATGCGGCGCTGTCAAACAGGACCATCCGTGGCGCCGGGCTCGACGTCCTTGAATCGGAACCGCCGAGAAAGGACAACCCGCTGTTCCGGCTGGACAATGTCATCTTCAGCCCGCATATCGCCGGCGTCACACGCGAATCCGCGCATCGCATGGCCATCACCTGCGCGCAGAATGTCGTCGACGCGCTGGACGGCTCGCTGGACCGGGGCATGGTCGTCAATACGTCGGTTCTGGATCCGGCATAG
- a CDS encoding AAA family ATPase: MPDNSTDDIQRDVIAFLSRPESYGRDVENVQRIDTHISVVFLAGDRVYKMKRAIRFEYLDYGTLARRRAFCEAEIDTNRRTAPSLYLGVVAVTRAEDGAFQLNGNGEPVEWLVEMRRFDQDSLFDRMAEAGELTPELMTGLADSIFGFHDEAAPASDRGGAAVMRHIIDGNFREIRKSTPSLFDPDKVALLEERSRTALDSFSGLLDERGRAGRIRRCHGDLHLRNICLVDGAPTLFDAIEFNDDISVIDVLYDLAFLLMDLEHRGHRDRANEVFNRYMALGDDVAGLAALPLFLACRAAIRAHTAVAAARTQPDTAKQQSLEAEACAYLDLACTFLEPRAAQLVAIGGLSGTGKSTVAGKVAPSLGRAPGALVLRSDVMRKRLFGVAPETRLDPTAYTRAISERVYDDIAERAALALDAGHCVVADAVFAREAERTAIAAVGRSCGVRVTGVWLDAPAAVLESRVAARRNDASDAGPAVVRDQLDYDLGVMDWHRVDAGNGAGQTVAAVTALLARR, from the coding sequence GTGCCGGATAATTCGACCGACGATATCCAGCGGGACGTGATTGCCTTTCTGTCGCGACCGGAGAGTTACGGGCGGGATGTTGAGAACGTCCAGCGAATCGATACACATATTTCGGTGGTGTTCCTGGCTGGCGACCGCGTCTACAAGATGAAGCGCGCCATCCGTTTCGAATATCTCGACTATGGAACCCTGGCGCGCCGCCGCGCCTTTTGCGAGGCCGAAATCGATACGAACCGCCGTACGGCCCCGTCGCTCTATCTCGGCGTCGTGGCGGTGACACGGGCGGAGGATGGCGCCTTTCAGTTGAACGGGAACGGCGAACCCGTCGAATGGCTGGTCGAAATGCGCCGATTCGACCAGGATTCCCTGTTCGACCGCATGGCCGAAGCCGGGGAACTGACGCCGGAACTGATGACCGGGCTGGCGGATTCCATATTCGGGTTTCACGATGAAGCGGCCCCGGCAAGCGACCGGGGCGGCGCCGCGGTCATGCGGCACATTATCGACGGAAATTTCCGGGAGATCCGCAAATCCACCCCGTCGCTGTTCGATCCGGACAAGGTTGCGCTGCTGGAGGAACGGTCCCGGACGGCGCTGGACAGTTTTTCCGGGTTGCTGGACGAACGCGGCAGGGCCGGGCGCATCCGGCGCTGTCACGGAGACCTGCATCTGCGCAATATCTGCCTTGTCGACGGGGCGCCGACCCTGTTCGACGCGATCGAATTCAATGACGACATCTCCGTCATCGACGTTCTGTACGATCTGGCGTTCCTGCTGATGGACCTTGAACATCGCGGGCACCGCGACCGCGCGAACGAGGTGTTCAACCGGTATATGGCGCTTGGCGACGATGTGGCGGGGCTGGCGGCCCTGCCGCTGTTCCTCGCCTGCCGGGCGGCGATCCGTGCGCATACGGCCGTCGCCGCCGCCCGGACCCAGCCGGACACGGCAAAGCAGCAGTCGCTTGAAGCCGAAGCCTGCGCCTATCTTGACCTGGCCTGTACGTTTCTGGAGCCACGCGCGGCGCAACTGGTTGCGATCGGCGGGCTGTCGGGTACGGGAAAATCCACCGTCGCGGGGAAAGTTGCCCCGTCCCTGGGCCGCGCGCCGGGAGCCCTCGTGCTCCGCAGCGATGTCATGCGCAAGCGGCTGTTCGGCGTCGCGCCGGAAACCAGGCTGGACCCGACGGCCTATACGCGGGCGATTTCCGAACGCGTGTATGACGATATCGCCGAACGGGCCGCGTTGGCGCTGGATGCGGGCCATTGCGTTGTTGCCGATGCGGTTTTCGCACGGGAAGCGGAACGGACGGCCATTGCGGCGGTCGGCCGGTCATGCGGTGTCCGGGTGACCGGTGTCTGGCTGGACGCGCCCGCGGCGGTGCTGGAAAGCCGGGTGGCGGCGCGTCGCAACGATGCTTCCGATGCCGGTCCCGCGGTCGTGCGCGATCAACTGGACTATGACCTTGGGGTCATGGACTGGCATCGCGTCGATGCCGGCAATGGCGCCGGCCAGACCGTCGCCGCCGTCACGGCGCTGCTGGCCCGCCGTTAG
- a CDS encoding ABC-F family ATP-binding cassette domain-containing protein: MLHINDLTYRIGGRTLLDQATAVVPQGHKVGLIGHNGSGKSTLLKLIMGELEPDTGTISLRNRARIGTVSQKMPEGEGSPRDFVLAADEERASLLAEAETATDPHRIGEIHIRLADIGAEAAPARAAAILAGLGFDEEAQAAPLDSFSGGWRMRVSLAATLFSAPDLLLLDEPSNHLDLETRLWLESHLTSYPGTILLVSHDRNLLNTIVDTIIHLDEMKLNVYRGNYDRFERTRNERLILRAAEFSKQLEQRKHIQSFIDRFKAKATKAKQAQSRMKALERMEELRPVRPDREVAFDFPDPAQLPPPLIAMDGASVGYVEGKPILRKLDLILGPEDRIALLGENGNGKTTLLRLLMGQLNVMGGAVRKPGKLRVGYFEQEQADAFDLERTPAQELSSRMPDATVTRVRAHLGGFGLGQEKADVKIGSLSGGEKAKLLFACITRDAPHVLLLDEPTNHLDIDSRDALISAINAYQGAVILVTHDLHLVELCAETLWVVRNGGCRVFDGDIDEYRKGVLESRRADKRRNKAEKSAGDDRGARRDARRAGASARAARSSQRKAVQAAEQQMEKLAREKALLEKKLADPALYRGPAVEIALLNRQLGDLQKKISQAEAEWLEAEEALNGADDDEQERGVAR; the protein is encoded by the coding sequence ATGCTTCATATCAATGACCTGACATACCGGATCGGCGGACGAACCCTGCTGGACCAGGCGACGGCTGTGGTGCCGCAGGGGCACAAGGTTGGCCTGATCGGGCATAACGGCTCCGGCAAGTCGACCCTGCTCAAGCTGATCATGGGCGAACTGGAACCCGATACGGGAACGATCAGCCTGCGCAACCGGGCGCGGATCGGCACCGTGTCGCAGAAAATGCCGGAGGGCGAGGGGTCGCCGCGCGATTTCGTGCTCGCGGCCGATGAAGAGCGCGCATCCCTGCTGGCGGAGGCGGAAACCGCGACCGATCCGCACCGGATCGGTGAAATTCATATCCGGCTGGCCGACATCGGCGCCGAGGCCGCGCCCGCGCGGGCCGCCGCCATTCTCGCCGGGCTGGGGTTCGACGAAGAGGCGCAGGCGGCGCCGCTGGATTCATTTTCCGGCGGCTGGCGGATGCGCGTGTCGCTGGCCGCGACGCTGTTTTCCGCGCCCGACCTGCTGCTGCTCGACGAACCCAGCAACCATCTCGACCTGGAAACGCGGCTCTGGCTGGAATCGCACCTGACATCCTATCCGGGCACGATCCTGCTGGTCAGCCATGACCGCAACCTGTTGAACACGATTGTCGATACGATCATCCATCTCGACGAAATGAAACTGAATGTCTATCGCGGCAATTACGACCGGTTCGAGCGGACCCGCAACGAGCGGCTGATCCTGCGCGCCGCCGAATTTTCCAAGCAACTGGAACAGCGCAAGCATATCCAGAGTTTCATCGACCGGTTCAAGGCGAAGGCCACCAAGGCGAAACAGGCGCAGTCCCGGATGAAGGCGCTGGAGCGCATGGAGGAACTGCGCCCGGTCCGGCCGGATCGCGAGGTCGCGTTCGACTTTCCAGATCCGGCGCAACTGCCGCCGCCACTGATCGCGATGGATGGCGCCAGTGTCGGCTACGTCGAAGGCAAGCCGATCCTGCGCAAGCTGGACCTGATACTCGGGCCGGAAGACCGGATCGCCCTGCTGGGTGAAAACGGCAACGGCAAGACAACGCTGCTGCGCCTGCTGATGGGACAGTTGAACGTCATGGGCGGCGCCGTGCGCAAGCCCGGCAAGCTGCGCGTCGGGTATTTCGAGCAGGAACAGGCGGATGCCTTCGACCTGGAGCGCACCCCGGCGCAGGAACTGTCCAGCCGCATGCCCGATGCGACGGTAACCAGGGTCCGGGCGCATCTTGGCGGTTTCGGGCTGGGCCAGGAAAAGGCGGATGTGAAGATCGGATCGCTGTCCGGCGGCGAGAAGGCGAAACTGCTGTTCGCCTGCATCACGCGGGACGCGCCGCATGTGCTGTTGCTCGATGAACCGACCAACCATCTGGATATCGATTCCCGCGATGCCCTGATCAGCGCGATCAACGCCTATCAGGGCGCGGTAATCCTGGTGACGCATGACCTGCATCTGGTGGAGCTTTGCGCGGAGACCCTGTGGGTCGTTCGGAACGGGGGTTGCAGGGTGTTCGACGGGGATATCGACGAGTACCGCAAGGGCGTGCTGGAATCGCGCCGCGCCGACAAACGGCGCAACAAGGCGGAAAAATCCGCGGGCGACGACCGTGGCGCGCGGCGCGACGCCCGGCGGGCGGGGGCTTCGGCGCGGGCCGCGCGGTCGTCCCAGCGCAAGGCGGTGCAGGCGGCGGAGCAGCAGATGGAAAAACTGGCTCGGGAAAAGGCGCTGCTGGAGAAAAAGCTGGCGGACCCGGCCCTGTATCGCGGGCCGGCGGTCGAAATTGCGCTGCTGAACCGGCAGCTTGGCGATCTGCAGAAAAAGATTTCACAGGCCGAGGCCGAATGGCTGGAAGCCGAGGAAGCGCTCAACGGGGCGGATGACGACGAACAGGAACGAGGGGTGGCGCGATGA